The proteins below come from a single Eubacterium limosum genomic window:
- a CDS encoding GntR family transcriptional regulator, translating into MNSIERNNPKPLYVQLEELIRNNIDTGIWKPQTAIPSESELSKEYDLSRMTIRTACQNLVQEGVLYRVPGKGTFVSEPKIMTESLAYMGFREQLERMGYETTTKLLDSAIIQASGSVSRKLRIPEAAPVMLIERMRYLKGKPISLHYSYIPVQLCEGIEKHDLVDEQLCVILEKEYQLLPTRIQETLESVKASKKESQLFRVEESYPLLILEDILFAQDDTPYEYSKVVFRGDKIKLKYEFHNL; encoded by the coding sequence ATGAATAGTATTGAAAGAAATAATCCAAAGCCACTTTATGTTCAGTTGGAAGAGCTGATCCGAAATAATATAGACACCGGCATTTGGAAACCACAAACTGCAATCCCCTCTGAAAGCGAGCTGAGCAAAGAGTATGATCTGAGCCGTATGACCATTCGGACGGCTTGTCAGAATTTGGTTCAGGAAGGCGTGCTCTACCGTGTTCCGGGAAAGGGTACCTTTGTATCAGAGCCTAAGATTATGACGGAGTCTTTAGCTTACATGGGCTTTCGGGAGCAGCTTGAGCGTATGGGGTACGAAACGACGACAAAACTGTTAGATTCTGCCATTATTCAGGCTTCTGGCAGTGTATCGAGAAAGCTGCGTATTCCAGAAGCCGCGCCGGTTATGCTGATTGAGCGTATGCGTTATCTTAAGGGGAAACCGATCAGTCTGCATTACTCTTATATTCCGGTACAATTATGCGAGGGCATCGAGAAGCATGACCTTGTCGATGAGCAGCTGTGTGTTATTCTTGAGAAAGAATACCAGCTTTTACCTACGCGTATACAGGAAACGCTGGAATCGGTCAAGGCGTCTAAAAAAGAATCCCAGCTTTTCCGTGTAGAAGAAAGCTATCCGCTGCTGATTCTTGAAGATATTCTTTTTGCGCAGGATGATACGCCCTATGAGTATTCGAAAGTTGTCTTTCGCGGAGATAAAATCAAATTAAAATATGAGTTTCATAATTTATAA
- a CDS encoding CpXC domain-containing protein, translating to MAKTKTITIECPKCREAFEIKGYDTINASLDEALKAKLIKTELFKHTCPECGETFSKPYSLKYQDMEKEYMVILDMGDIDTAAMAGEVLEMFPNYRIRIVKDVMDLLEKIHIFESNLNDKIITYLDHKIYEDVSAKLKAENSPIAIDKVLFGSFEFQKKKVVFGALNNAGKQIFIDTPFADYKALANSPRLAPCFKEKEGEYAIDKTWAEALA from the coding sequence ATGGCCAAAACAAAAACCATTACCATCGAGTGTCCAAAGTGCCGCGAAGCCTTTGAGATTAAAGGATATGATACCATAAACGCCAGTCTGGATGAGGCGCTGAAGGCAAAGCTCATCAAAACAGAGCTGTTTAAGCACACCTGTCCAGAGTGCGGTGAAACTTTTTCAAAGCCCTACTCGTTAAAATATCAGGACATGGAAAAAGAATACATGGTGATTCTGGATATGGGCGACATTGATACAGCGGCGATGGCGGGGGAGGTTTTGGAGATGTTTCCAAATTACCGGATCCGCATTGTGAAGGATGTGATGGACCTTCTGGAAAAAATTCATATTTTTGAGTCCAACCTGAATGATAAGATCATCACCTATCTGGATCATAAAATATACGAGGACGTATCCGCAAAGCTGAAGGCTGAAAACTCTCCCATCGCCATTGATAAGGTGCTGTTTGGAAGCTTTGAGTTTCAGAAGAAAAAAGTGGTGTTCGGGGCGCTCAACAACGCCGGGAAGCAGATTTTTATCGATACCCCCTTTGCTGACTACAAAGCCCTGGCCAATTCGCCGAGGCTGGCCCCCTGTTTTAAGGAAAAGGAAGGCGAGTACGCGATTGATAAAACCTGGGCGGAAGCGCTGGCGTAG
- a CDS encoding leucine-rich repeat domain-containing protein, with the protein MSERTKRIETFSKKDLTKTNIKRVNIPEGFERISVNTFKNLTKLKEVRIAESVKEICGHAFEGCTMLSAISLPSGLKLLGEAAFMECRRIQTLEIPEGIHAIKDRTFKFCRGLEHITLPKQLIQIGENAFYNCDKLAYIELPDAVEKLPFRTFYMCKSLESIRFSQNLKYIGKEAFVNCSFQQLELPESLEIIDESGFLKCKKLTALKLPESVKIIGKWAFHGCPNLKTVEIRHDPDEVGEWLFNRNDVTVHCFEGSKIDRYCKLYDYKVRYIQ; encoded by the coding sequence ATGAGTGAGCGTACAAAACGAATCGAGACTTTTTCAAAAAAAGATCTGACAAAGACAAACATAAAACGCGTCAATATCCCGGAGGGCTTTGAACGGATCAGCGTTAATACCTTTAAAAATCTGACGAAGCTGAAGGAAGTCAGAATAGCGGAATCGGTTAAGGAAATATGCGGCCATGCCTTTGAGGGATGCACAATGCTTTCAGCCATCAGTCTGCCCTCAGGACTTAAACTGCTGGGGGAAGCCGCCTTTATGGAGTGCAGAAGGATACAAACGCTCGAGATTCCCGAGGGCATACACGCCATAAAAGACCGCACCTTTAAATTCTGCCGGGGGCTGGAACATATAACACTGCCAAAACAGCTTATACAAATTGGGGAAAATGCCTTTTACAATTGCGATAAGCTGGCATATATCGAGCTTCCGGACGCCGTCGAAAAGCTGCCCTTCAGAACCTTTTACATGTGCAAAAGCCTGGAATCCATCCGGTTTTCGCAAAATTTGAAATATATCGGCAAGGAAGCCTTTGTAAACTGCAGTTTCCAGCAGCTGGAGCTGCCGGAGAGTCTGGAGATTATTGATGAATCCGGCTTTTTGAAATGTAAGAAGCTCACAGCGCTAAAGCTGCCAGAAAGTGTAAAAATCATTGGAAAATGGGCGTTTCATGGATGCCCTAATTTAAAAACAGTTGAAATAAGACACGACCCCGATGAAGTGGGCGAGTGGCTCTTTAACCGAAATGATGTAACCGTACATTGTTTTGAGGGCTCCAAGATCGACCGTTATTGTAAGCTATACGATTATAAAGTCCGCTATATCCAGTAA
- a CDS encoding TetR/AcrR family transcriptional regulator, with product MELKLEMEVPEIKKERTKKGIQTQRNILLQAKELFYARGYNNTGMVDIARNAQVGLGTLTYYFNRKEDIVDEIINTYFMQLYDFVGENSEKAKLQYVKYCTAVILFYTGIVEDPHVMKFYYEITRRDCNKTKRMMVLKLFSRSVLEYFNKSYTEEDMEACTLAFYGAQKEIFIRYYERELPFKSKKLVKSIVYHMFRLLDISSDTLKNTMKDGFVFLDAYRDRLPQIL from the coding sequence ATGGAGTTAAAACTCGAGATGGAAGTACCGGAAATAAAAAAAGAACGGACAAAAAAAGGAATACAAACTCAGAGAAATATTCTATTGCAGGCAAAGGAGCTATTTTATGCCCGCGGTTATAATAATACGGGAATGGTGGATATTGCCAGAAACGCACAGGTTGGCCTTGGAACCCTTACCTATTATTTCAACAGAAAAGAAGACATTGTTGATGAGATCATCAATACCTACTTTATGCAGCTCTATGATTTTGTAGGAGAAAATTCAGAAAAGGCAAAACTGCAGTATGTTAAGTACTGTACCGCGGTGATTCTTTTTTATACCGGTATTGTGGAGGACCCCCATGTGATGAAGTTCTACTATGAGATCACGCGGCGGGACTGTAATAAAACAAAGCGTATGATGGTCTTAAAGCTGTTCAGCCGTTCTGTTCTGGAGTATTTTAATAAAAGCTATACCGAGGAAGATATGGAAGCCTGCACGCTGGCTTTTTACGGCGCCCAGAAAGAGATCTTTATCCGTTACTATGAGCGAGAGCTGCCGTTTAAGTCCAAAAAACTCGTGAAATCAATCGTCTACCATATGTTCCGGCTCCTTGATATCAGCAGTGATACTTTAAAAAATACCATGAAGGACGGTTTTGTTTTTCTTGATGCGTACAGGGACAGGCTGCCGCAGATTTTATAA
- a CDS encoding energy-coupled thiamine transporter ThiT, whose product MLEFFIKPVTADGGVSYMPTGAGYAVLIGLMAIVLVIASLVAGKNEHRQISTRHLTFCAAAIALAVVTSNIKIFHLPTGGSVTLFSMLFITLTGYWYGPKTGVLAAIAYGILQMVIDPYILYPLQVLVDYVLAFGALGLSGFFSQSKHGLIKGYLAGICGRYVFAVLSGWLFFGSMAWEGWGALPYSMVYNAVYIFSEGALTMILLAVPSVSKGLARVRRIADI is encoded by the coding sequence ATGCTGGAATTTTTTATAAAGCCTGTAACGGCTGACGGTGGTGTAAGCTATATGCCGACAGGTGCAGGATATGCGGTGCTTATCGGTCTGATGGCAATTGTGCTGGTCATTGCATCGCTTGTTGCCGGGAAAAACGAACACCGCCAGATCAGCACCAGGCATCTGACCTTTTGTGCCGCTGCCATTGCTCTGGCGGTGGTCACATCGAATATTAAGATTTTTCATTTGCCCACCGGCGGTTCTGTAACATTGTTCAGTATGCTTTTTATCACGCTGACAGGTTATTGGTACGGTCCCAAGACAGGGGTTCTGGCGGCAATCGCTTATGGCATTCTGCAGATGGTGATCGACCCTTATATTCTATATCCTCTGCAGGTGCTTGTCGATTATGTACTTGCCTTTGGTGCGCTTGGCCTGTCTGGCTTTTTCAGTCAGTCAAAGCACGGACTCATAAAGGGGTACCTGGCTGGAATCTGCGGCCGCTACGTATTTGCTGTGCTGTCCGGCTGGCTGTTTTTTGGCTCCATGGCCTGGGAAGGCTGGGGGGCACTGCCCTATTCAATGGTATATAATGCTGTCTATATTTTCTCGGAGGGCGCACTGACAATGATTTTGCTGGCGGTTCCATCGGTATCGAAGGGGCTGGCCCGTGTTCGCCGGATTGCGGATATTTAA
- a CDS encoding M20 family metallopeptidase, producing MSDDCKMQKDYVTFLKALIEIPSLSGEEGKAAVFIQNALDQIGVTPQVDEAGNVYGEIDGGEGPVVLLNGHLDVVPEGSLEAWKPYSPFKAAVEGDVLIGRGASDLKAGLAAQFFAFKQIKRALDAGASLKGKVIFSAVVHEEAAEMLGMQYLIDHTLEGEKIDLCILCEPSSGRVALGHRGKVELVVKTMGKTAHSSQPRQGINALEKMLPVMQYIFEEMPKTLKGHPVLGDNSVTITDCIVRPGAQSIIPDECEISIDRRYSPDETLEDVVRQLKAVLDSFAEKDPEFKAEVYPRAYCEKTYTGYTCEVNKYHPPWATDQQIPAVKKALDALENAGQKPECFYWKFGTDGGYTAGLRGIPTIGYSHAEEKWAHQPKEQVKISQMMKTIEGTEAMLAAVLDLKEK from the coding sequence ATGTCAGATGATTGTAAAATGCAAAAGGACTATGTAACGTTTTTAAAAGCATTGATTGAAATACCATCTCTTTCCGGAGAAGAAGGAAAAGCAGCAGTATTTATTCAGAACGCTTTAGATCAAATTGGTGTCACACCCCAGGTTGATGAAGCGGGCAATGTCTATGGAGAGATTGATGGTGGAGAAGGGCCGGTCGTTCTGCTGAACGGACATCTTGATGTGGTGCCAGAAGGAAGTCTGGAGGCTTGGAAGCCCTACAGCCCTTTTAAGGCAGCTGTGGAAGGCGACGTGCTGATCGGAAGAGGGGCCAGTGATTTGAAAGCAGGGCTGGCAGCACAGTTTTTTGCATTTAAGCAGATCAAGCGGGCCTTGGATGCAGGCGCTTCTTTGAAGGGGAAGGTTATTTTTTCGGCCGTCGTACATGAAGAGGCAGCGGAAATGCTGGGAATGCAGTATCTCATTGATCATACCCTTGAAGGTGAAAAAATCGATTTGTGTATTCTATGTGAGCCGAGTTCAGGAAGAGTGGCGCTGGGGCATCGTGGAAAGGTGGAGCTTGTCGTTAAAACCATGGGAAAGACAGCTCATTCCTCTCAGCCAAGGCAGGGCATCAACGCGCTTGAAAAAATGCTGCCTGTTATGCAGTATATTTTCGAGGAGATGCCAAAAACCCTTAAAGGGCATCCTGTTTTGGGGGATAACTCTGTTACAATAACCGACTGTATTGTCCGGCCGGGAGCGCAGAGTATTATCCCTGACGAATGCGAAATATCCATTGACCGGCGTTATTCGCCGGATGAAACACTGGAGGACGTGGTGCGTCAGCTTAAAGCTGTGCTTGATAGTTTTGCAGAAAAGGACCCGGAATTTAAGGCAGAGGTGTATCCGCGGGCTTACTGTGAGAAGACTTATACAGGCTACACCTGTGAAGTTAATAAATACCATCCGCCCTGGGCGACGGACCAGCAGATACCTGCTGTAAAAAAGGCTCTGGACGCACTGGAGAACGCAGGGCAAAAGCCAGAGTGTTTTTACTGGAAATTTGGGACAGATGGTGGATATACCGCAGGACTGCGGGGGATTCCGACCATTGGGTACTCTCATGCCGAAGAGAAATGGGCACATCAGCCCAAAGAGCAGGTTAAAATTTCGCAGATGATGAAGACCATTGAGGGAACAGAGGCAATGCTTGCCGCTGTCCTTGACTTGAAAGAGAAATAA
- a CDS encoding energy-coupling factor ABC transporter permease, whose translation MTKNQRRIVTLLGAWALVFGIVPAANAMHIMEGYLPVGYCIAWGVICIPFLAAGFFSIKKTLTGNRRSITLLAMAGAFIFVISSLKIPSVTGSCSHMTGTGLGAILFGPSAVSILGIIVLLFQAILLAHGGLTTLGANTFSMAIAGPFVSFGIYKLCQKMKVNRKVGVFLAAALGDLFTYCITSIQLAMAYPSEQGGVAASAVKFLGVFAPTQLPLAIIEGILTVIIVIALETYASPELKSIGFLASEEV comes from the coding sequence ATGACAAAGAATCAAAGAAGGATTGTCACACTGCTTGGCGCGTGGGCGCTTGTATTCGGGATTGTACCCGCCGCAAACGCAATGCACATTATGGAGGGCTACCTTCCTGTGGGGTACTGTATTGCATGGGGTGTTATCTGTATTCCATTTTTAGCTGCTGGTTTTTTCTCGATCAAAAAAACCCTGACCGGCAACAGAAGATCCATTACGTTATTGGCCATGGCAGGCGCTTTTATTTTTGTTATTTCATCACTGAAGATCCCATCTGTAACAGGCAGCTGCTCCCACATGACAGGTACAGGCCTTGGCGCCATCTTGTTTGGACCGAGCGCTGTCAGTATTCTTGGCATTATCGTTTTATTATTTCAGGCCATTCTGCTGGCCCACGGCGGATTGACAACGCTGGGCGCAAACACTTTTTCAATGGCAATTGCCGGTCCCTTTGTCTCTTTTGGTATCTACAAGCTCTGCCAGAAAATGAAGGTTAACCGTAAGGTTGGCGTTTTTCTGGCCGCTGCACTGGGGGATCTGTTCACTTATTGTATTACCAGTATTCAGCTGGCGATGGCTTACCCGTCTGAACAGGGTGGTGTAGCCGCTTCTGCGGTAAAATTCCTGGGGGTTTTTGCACCGACCCAGCTGCCGCTTGCTATTATTGAAGGGATTTTAACGGTTATTATCGTTATCGCTTTAGAAACGTATGCAAGCCCGGAACTCAAGTCCATTGGTTTTTTAGCATCGGAGGAAGTGTAA
- a CDS encoding sn-glycerol-1-phosphate dehydrogenase, giving the protein MDMQKSGFNIYERHDFDCECGRHHKMPIGEVVIASGASRKLPYYVKALALGKKGILVTDEVIFESIGREIYADWQEQGLEIECYVLKGRIRPDEYTVGDVICNTPFDADYIVSLGGGTVTDVVRYVATRLNLECVSIPSAMTMDGFFTNMSIIIVDGLQVTYYLNYPSLILADSDIIAKAPSVMNAAGVGEVISKISAGMDWYAGKLIKDIYYCDRVEAMMGECIAEGTEDETIDGIVPGEKKAIENLTDALYKSAVAMAWYDSSPCGSGAEHQLNHFWIKCQDEKGVPQSMHGQEVGVGAVINTMIWEEIMAIDFERFDVEKAVEKTWDRTEWEKEIRAVYGEGAESILELQAENHSFDKAARRNEIEKIIKHHEALARRFEAMPTSEALIEKLKKVGGPWHPKQLQIDEDELVKSIYFAKETRSGRYNALWMAEALGIMEDVSSKIIKKLEF; this is encoded by the coding sequence ATGGATATGCAAAAAAGCGGTTTTAATATTTATGAAAGGCATGATTTTGACTGTGAATGTGGGAGGCATCATAAGATGCCGATTGGAGAGGTTGTGATTGCTTCGGGTGCATCCAGAAAACTGCCTTATTATGTCAAAGCGCTTGCGCTTGGTAAAAAAGGAATACTCGTAACAGATGAGGTGATTTTTGAGTCCATTGGCAGAGAGATCTATGCAGACTGGCAGGAGCAGGGGCTTGAGATTGAATGCTATGTGCTCAAAGGCCGTATCCGTCCAGATGAGTACACCGTTGGAGATGTTATCTGCAATACGCCTTTTGACGCTGATTATATCGTATCATTGGGGGGCGGAACAGTCACGGATGTCGTCCGTTATGTGGCAACACGCCTGAATTTAGAATGTGTTTCCATTCCGTCGGCCATGACGATGGATGGCTTTTTTACAAACATGTCCATTATTATTGTCGATGGGCTTCAGGTGACATATTATCTCAATTATCCCAGTTTGATTCTGGCCGATTCCGATATCATTGCAAAAGCGCCGAGCGTTATGAACGCTGCCGGTGTGGGCGAGGTGATCTCTAAAATAAGCGCAGGTATGGACTGGTATGCGGGAAAACTGATCAAGGATATTTATTATTGTGACCGGGTAGAAGCAATGATGGGCGAGTGTATTGCCGAGGGAACTGAGGATGAGACTATAGATGGCATTGTGCCAGGAGAGAAAAAAGCCATTGAAAATTTAACAGACGCATTGTATAAAAGCGCGGTAGCAATGGCGTGGTATGATTCATCCCCCTGCGGCTCCGGCGCTGAGCACCAGCTGAACCATTTCTGGATTAAATGTCAGGATGAAAAAGGTGTGCCGCAATCAATGCATGGCCAGGAGGTCGGCGTTGGGGCTGTGATCAACACCATGATTTGGGAAGAAATTATGGCGATTGATTTCGAGCGCTTCGATGTTGAAAAGGCCGTCGAAAAAACCTGGGACAGAACTGAGTGGGAGAAGGAAATCCGGGCGGTTTATGGTGAAGGCGCAGAAAGCATTCTGGAATTGCAGGCAGAAAACCACTCCTTTGACAAAGCAGCAAGACGAAACGAAATAGAAAAAATTATCAAGCATCATGAAGCCCTGGCCAGACGGTTTGAGGCAATGCCAACCTCTGAAGCGCTTATTGAAAAATTAAAGAAAGTGGGCGGCCCATGGCACCCAAAACAGTTACAGATTGATGAGGATGAGCTGGTGAAGAGTATCTACTTTGCAAAGGAAACGCGCAGCGGCCGTTACAATGCACTGTGGATGGCCGAGGCCCTTGGCATTATGGAAGATGTTTCGAGTAAAATAATAAAAAAACTGGAATTCTAA
- a CDS encoding L,D-transpeptidase family protein, with protein sequence MDEKNLQDQREERTPEEQAIENASLFERPVPPEDEVIIDEPAAPEAQEETIIDPPEPPEGGTENDDDAAGEVLTFDDDSTADDSFDGGEPPDSKEKKSHKKVWIGIGVGIGIILALYLGLSFYFSTRFYFNTTMNGFNVTGKTAAQVDEEMQQNAATHTLTLKERGGKTETIAADQVNMRYISDGKISQMLNDQNAFAWPMSLVPSGHQDLEATFSYDDTQLTNALNQLQAVSGADVVKVANAYPKFNGTSYVIEPEVTGSELDPAKLKEAVKNAILSGDTELDLEAAGCYKTPSFTKDSSKVKAAMDTMNKYLNAAVTYTFGNATEVLDKNTINTWLAVDGNMDVQFNQDLMTTYVANLSDKYDTYGITRSFQTSGGGNVSIAGGDYGWLIDQDEEVAALIPIIQAGQPVTREPVYAQTAASHNSPDYGNTYVEISLGGQYMWFYKNGGLVVGTPIVTGSLSGGFATPSGVYGLDYKAMNVTLKGEGYASPVTFWMPYAGDIGIHDASWRTDFGGSIYVNSGSHGCVNTPYAAAQAIYNGIEDGTPVIVY encoded by the coding sequence ATGGATGAAAAGAATTTACAAGATCAGCGCGAGGAGCGTACCCCCGAAGAGCAGGCGATTGAAAACGCCTCTCTTTTTGAGCGTCCCGTCCCCCCGGAAGATGAGGTCATCATTGATGAACCTGCTGCGCCGGAGGCCCAGGAGGAAACCATCATTGATCCGCCTGAGCCGCCAGAGGGCGGAACTGAAAATGATGACGATGCGGCCGGCGAGGTTCTCACCTTTGATGATGACAGCACTGCCGATGATTCCTTTGACGGCGGGGAGCCGCCGGATTCTAAAGAAAAGAAAAGCCATAAAAAGGTCTGGATTGGCATTGGTGTTGGGATTGGCATTATCCTGGCCCTTTATCTTGGCTTAAGCTTTTATTTCAGCACTCGTTTCTATTTTAACACTACCATGAACGGTTTCAATGTCACTGGCAAAACCGCCGCTCAGGTGGATGAAGAAATGCAGCAGAATGCCGCAACACACACGCTGACCCTCAAGGAACGCGGCGGAAAAACCGAAACAATTGCCGCCGATCAGGTTAATATGCGCTATATTTCTGACGGTAAAATTTCCCAGATGTTAAATGACCAGAATGCTTTTGCCTGGCCGATGTCTCTGGTGCCGTCGGGTCATCAGGATCTGGAAGCGACCTTCAGCTACGATGACACTCAGCTTACCAATGCACTGAACCAGCTTCAGGCTGTATCTGGGGCGGATGTCGTCAAGGTGGCCAATGCTTATCCTAAATTTAACGGTACAAGCTACGTGATTGAACCAGAGGTCACCGGCAGCGAGCTGGACCCTGCCAAGCTCAAAGAAGCCGTGAAAAACGCTATTTTATCCGGTGATACCGAGCTGGATCTGGAAGCGGCCGGCTGCTATAAAACGCCTTCCTTTACCAAGGATTCTTCCAAGGTTAAGGCCGCCATGGATACTATGAACAAGTATCTGAACGCAGCAGTTACCTATACCTTTGGCAACGCAACAGAGGTTCTTGATAAAAATACCATTAATACCTGGCTGGCTGTGGACGGCAATATGGACGTCCAGTTCAATCAGGATCTCATGACCACCTATGTGGCCAATTTATCGGATAAATACGATACCTACGGCATTACGCGAAGCTTCCAGACAAGCGGCGGCGGAAATGTCAGCATTGCCGGCGGCGATTACGGCTGGCTGATCGACCAGGATGAAGAGGTCGCTGCCCTCATTCCAATTATCCAGGCGGGACAGCCTGTAACCCGTGAACCGGTTTACGCACAGACAGCCGCAAGCCATAACTCTCCAGACTACGGCAACACCTATGTTGAAATAAGCCTTGGCGGACAGTACATGTGGTTTTATAAAAACGGCGGTCTAGTCGTTGGCACTCCTATTGTTACAGGAAGCCTGAGCGGTGGGTTTGCCACCCCAAGCGGTGTCTACGGGCTTGATTACAAGGCAATGAATGTTACTTTAAAAGGCGAAGGTTACGCCTCACCGGTTACCTTCTGGATGCCCTATGCCGGCGATATCGGGATTCATGACGCCTCCTGGCGCACGGATTTCGGCGGCAGCATTTATGTAAACAGCGGCTCACACGGTTGTGTCAACACACCCTACGCAGCTGCTCAGGCCATCTATAACGGTATCGAGGACGGTACCCCTGTTATTGTCTATTAA
- a CDS encoding energy-coupling factor ABC transporter substrate-binding protein translates to MSKNKKLVIVLLVIVALLVVVPLFALQGAEFGGSDDAGSTMIEEIQGGEYEPWFTPVLETMINGELPGEVESLIFCLQTGIGVGILAFFMGRLVERKKLGKEEAEL, encoded by the coding sequence ATGAGTAAAAACAAAAAATTAGTGATTGTTCTTCTCGTAATTGTCGCTTTACTGGTTGTCGTACCTCTATTTGCCCTCCAGGGCGCTGAATTCGGCGGTTCTGACGACGCAGGCAGCACAATGATCGAAGAGATTCAGGGCGGCGAATATGAGCCCTGGTTTACGCCTGTGCTTGAAACTATGATCAACGGTGAGCTTCCTGGTGAAGTGGAATCCTTGATCTTCTGTCTCCAGACTGGTATCGGCGTCGGTATTCTGGCTTTCTTTATGGGCCGTTTGGTTGAACGGAAAAAGCTCGGCAAGGAAGAGGCTGAGCTGTAG
- a CDS encoding DUF5131 family protein, with protein sequence MSITWNPWHGCQKISTGCQNCYVYRMDEKYDRDSHQVSKNSCFDLLLKKKRDGTFKIPPGELVYTCFTSDFFLDAADAWRPEVWAMMRERSDLNFMFITKRIHRFYECIPEDWGDGYPNVHICCTVENQAMTDYRLPLFKEAPIRCKSIVCSPLLGPIDLTPWLDPSWVCQVTVGGESGLNARVCHYDWILSLHRQCVDARVAFHFQQTGARLIKDHKLYQIKRKDQHSQARKAGINYTP encoded by the coding sequence ATGTCGATCACCTGGAATCCCTGGCATGGCTGTCAAAAGATCAGCACCGGGTGCCAGAACTGTTATGTCTACCGCATGGATGAGAAATACGACCGCGACAGCCATCAGGTATCTAAAAATTCCTGCTTTGATCTGCTGCTGAAGAAAAAGCGAGATGGAACTTTTAAAATCCCGCCGGGCGAATTGGTCTATACCTGCTTTACCTCCGACTTTTTTCTGGACGCCGCGGACGCCTGGCGGCCTGAGGTATGGGCCATGATGCGTGAGCGCTCTGACTTAAACTTCATGTTTATCACAAAGCGTATCCACCGCTTTTATGAATGTATTCCAGAGGACTGGGGCGACGGTTATCCCAATGTCCATATCTGCTGTACTGTTGAAAATCAGGCCATGACCGACTACCGGCTGCCGCTTTTTAAAGAGGCGCCCATTCGCTGTAAAAGCATTGTGTGTTCTCCCCTGCTCGGTCCCATCGACCTCACTCCCTGGCTCGATCCTTCCTGGGTATGCCAGGTAACTGTCGGCGGTGAATCCGGCCTCAACGCACGGGTCTGCCACTATGACTGGATACTGAGCCTGCACAGACAGTGTGTTGATGCCAGGGTCGCCTTTCATTTCCAGCAGACCGGCGCCCGCCTCATAAAAGACCATAAGCTCTACCAAATCAAGCGCAAAGACCAGCACTCCCAGGCAAGAAAGGCAGGAATTAACTACACACCATAA